The Corynebacterium occultum sequence CTCGAGGGTGACGCCGGTTCCGGAATGCACCGGCTTTTTCAGGGCCCTGTTCACCGGGATACCAATTTCAAAGGTGGCGGTTTTACCCGGCATTGAGTGGTGGAGTGCGAAGGCGGGGCCGGTGGGGTGAATGTCATGGGGTTCCAGGAGGGATTTCATGGAGCTGAAGGTGCTGTCGAAGGCGGTTCTCATCTCCGACATCGGATAGTGCTCAAATTTCTGCACCACCGTCGGGATTTCTTCAGTTTTGAAGAATTCGATCTCATTGGCCGCTTCAGCGTTGAGGTAGTTGGAGCCGGGGGATTGTGTGGACTGAACCATTTTGCGATCCTTAAATCAGCAGAGGTTGTGTCCCACCTCATATTACCCCCTGGTGCAAGATCGAAAAGATTATTCGTATGACCAATGTTCGTCATTATGTCTCGAAGGGCTGGATCCTGACGGGGATGTTTCACGTGAAACGTCGAGCTATTTCCAATAGGACTCAGGCGGGAAATGAATTGAGGAAAAATGCGAACCAGTATTGTGATTCCGGTATGGAATGATGCCCTGATCCTTGATGTCTGCCTGAAGAAAATTGCAGCTCAGGATACTTTTCCTGAGGAAGTGATCATCGTTGACAATGGCTCAGAGGATAATCTCGCCGAGGTTGTGAGACTTTATCCCGAATTGAATATGAAAATCCTCAAGGAGCCCCGAAAAGGTATTCCCTTTGCGGTGGTGGCTGGATACGATGCTGCGGCCGGGGAAATGATACTGCGTTGTGATGCAGACAGCCGGGTTCCCCCTGATTGGATCACCCGCCATCACCGCACCCTCACCCAGGCTGGCCCTGAAGTGGTCGCCGTTTCCGGGGTGCCTCACTTCGGGGACCGTTCCACCTGGTGGGGCACACTTGCCGCGCTGGGCTACATCAACCTCTATCGCGGGGTCGCCGGGATCTTCCTGCATCACCCCGCCCTCTGGGGCTCTAATATGGCGCTGCGCCGCAGCTGGTGGCTGGAAGTCCGGGAAGGGGTCCATCTGAGCCCACGGGTCCACGACGACTTTGACCTCAGCTTTCGCCTGCGCGAAGGGGAGAAGATCCTCATTGACCGACACAGTGTGGTGCAGGTGTCCTGGCGGGCGCTCAGCTCGCCCCGCCGCTGGTGGCGGCAGGCGGTGCTGGCGTGGGGAACTATCCGGGCAAACCGTTGAATACGGTTTATGAGACCCACGACACTGTTCGGCCACCTACACTCGGGCCCATGACGCGCGCACTGATTGTGAACAAGGACGAATCCGGACAGGTGAACAGCGAGGTTCGGGAGGTCGGCGAAGACTTCCTCGGGGAAGGTGACCTGCTCATCGATGTCGCCTACTCCAGCCTCAACTACAAGGACGCCCTGGCTTTGGCTGGCAATCCCGGTGTGGTCCGTAACTTGCCGATCATCCCGGGTATCGACGCCGTGGGAACCATCGTGGAATCCGATGCCGCCGACTTCCAGCCGGGGGATGTCGTGGTGCTCAATGGTGCCGGCCTGGGGGAGCGCCGCCACGGTGGTTACACCCAGCGTCTGCGCATCGATTCCGCCTCCACCATCAGGCTTCCCGAAGCTTTCACTCCGGAGCAGGGGGCGGCCATCGGCACCGCAGGATTCACGGCAGCCCTCTCGGTGGATGCGCTGCTACGCCAGGGTGTGAAGCCGGGGGACGGAGAAATCCTGGTGACCGGATCCACCGGTGGGGTCGGATCCATTTCCATTCATCTGCTCAAGCAACTCGGTTATACCGTGGTGGCACTCACCGGCCGGGTCGAGGAATACGGTGATTATCTCCGCGACCTGGGTGCCACTGAAGTGCTGGATCGAGCTGCTCTCTCCGGGCAGGGCAAGCCACTGCAGCAGGCCCGCTGGGCTGGGGTGGTGGACTCAGTGGGGTCCCACACCCTGGTCAATGCACTCGCCCAGATCAAGTGGGGTGGTGTGGCCACCGCCTGTGGCCTGGCGCAGGGCGCTGACCTTCCGGGAAGTGTGCTTCCCTTCATCCTCCGCGGCGTGCAGTTGCTCGGCATCAACTCCGTGGACGCTCCCCTGGAACTGCGGGAAAGTGCCTGGGCGCTGCTTGCTGAACAGCTTGATACGGCGGTGCTGGAGAGTTTCACCGAGGTGCTCGGCCTGGAGGAGGCCGCGGCAGCGGGTGCCGCCCTCCTGGCGGGCAAACGTCATGGCCGGGCCGTCGTCAAACCCTGAAATGGCCGGAAAAGGCGGGGTCGTGCGTGGAAGGGGTCTCGATGAACAGGGGCGTTGCGCGCACTACCAGTCTGAACTTGATGTCATCGCTAATCGCTGCGCCACCTGTGGGCAGTGGTGGGCCTGTTTTCAATGCCACCGCGAGCAGGCTGATCACCCCTTTGGGCGAATGCCGCTCGATGTGCCGGCGGCGCGCTGCGGGTCCTGCGGGTGGGAAATGGATTATGACGAGTATTCGAGGATAGAAAAATGCGGCGGTTGTGGGCACCCCTTCAATCCGGGATGCTCGGCACACGCGCCGCTCTACTTCAAACTGCAGTGATTAACGCAGGAACTGGGTCAGATCAATGTTGATGCCCCACTGAGCCAGGAATTCCTGGACGATGCGCAGCAGATCCGGCATCACCACGTTCACCATGTTGAAGGCGGGAACAGTGATGGTCGGGGTACCCGGAGCGGTCGGGACGGTGATGGTCGGTGCACCCTCGATGGCGTTGTTCTGGGCCGGGGTATTGTTGCCGCCGTTGTTGCCACCATTGTTGTTCTGAACCGGCGCAGTGTTACCGCCGTTGGTGTTGTTCTGAACCGGCGCAGTGTTACCGCCGTTAGTGTTCTGCGCTGGGGCGGCGCCACCCTTCAGGCCACAACGGTTGGCGGCCTCATCGACACGGGCCAGGGCTGCGTTGATCTCGCCGCCACGGGAATCGAAGCGGGAGACGGCCTGGGCCATCGCGACCTTCTGGTTGTAATCATCGGTGTTGGTCCAGTAGCTTTCGGCCTGCTCGCAGCTGATCTGGCCAGCGGGCAACGCGTTGAGGGCATCGTCGATGGGGTCGGCGTTCGCTGCTGCGGGAGCGAGGATCGCAAAGGAAGCTGCCACAGCTGCGGTAGCCAGGCCGGTCTTGAGGGAAAAACGAGAGAAGAGGGTCATGGCCTTTAACTAAGCATAAAAAGCGGGTGGATGAAAGCCCACAGGTGGGAAAATCTCCTGAACAGGATGGTATTTTTGAAATATAAGTTAATATTTAACTTATATTTAAAGATTTCTTGACCTCGGGGGCCGATTTCGCTCTGAGGGGTGAACAGTCCGACCTTGCAGGGAATAAGTTGACGTGTCACTATTGTTGGGTGGTGTAGTGCTCGGGGAGTATTCCTCTTCACCCCGGTGGGGTGAAAGCGAGCAAGATAAAGTTCCCGGAATACCTTCCGGGGGCAACCTCCAGATCTCAGAAGAAATAGGAATTATTTGATGAACATCTCGAACGCCATCCTCCGCGGTGTCTCCGGCGCTTATATCCTGCAGTCCGGTGTCGGCAAGCTCGGCATGCCCACTGAGGCAGCAGCCGGTGTCCAGGAGTTCGCCGCCACCGGTGTTCCCGCCGTGAAGAAGATGTCCCCGGACACCTTCAGCAAGTTCCTCAGCTACTCCGAGGTCGGCATTGGCGCTGCCCTGCTGGCCCCTTTCGTCTCTAACCGGATCGCTGGCGCTGCCATGGGCACTTTCTCCGCTGGCCTGCTGGCCATCTACTTCCGCAACGAGGCCATGACCCAGAAGGATGGCATTCGCCCCTCCGAGGCTGGCACCGGCCTGTCCAAGGACCTTTTCATGGCCGCCATCTCCGCTGCCCTGATTGCCTCCAAGCCGGAGAAGAAGTCCAACTAAGGACCTTATCTACGCTGCCTTCTGGCGGTAACTGAACCGCCCCACCGGGGATTGAGCACTATATCCGGTGGGGCGGTTCGCTGTTTCCTGAGCTGAGTGGCCCTTTCCGTACAGGCTCGGTTGGCTGCTTGCGCCGAATTTGGAGCTGGCGGGGTGCAGGGGAGCAGGTCTTTGAAATGTAGAAGGCGCATCCACCGCTTTTAAAGGGTGAAAACGGGTGATTTTGGGGCTGGATGCGCCTTCTACATTTCGCCCTCTACATTTTGGGGTCTGCCCTGATCTCCCGACCTGATCTCCCTACATCACAAATCGCCACACATCTGGGCGCCCAGCACCCTGGAAACCCCTAATGAAACCTCTTAAACCCTATGCTGGAAATAATCCTGACCCCCGAAACCAATCACCCCGAAACGAACAGCATGGAAGGGAAGCCATCTGATGAAGAGTGGCAAGAAGCTGCAGAAAGCCGCCCGGAAAGAGGCGGAAAAGCTCCCCGGTGTCCAGGTGGCGCATCCCTTCGGCCCGGACTATGAGACCTACCAGGTCGCGGGAAAGATCTTCCTGCTGCTGGCCAGGGTGCCCCGGGAAAGTGCCGGCCAGGGTATTGATGAAAACCTACGGGGGAAACGCGCCCTCATCCTGAAGTCGGATCCCCTCGATGCCGAAACCCTGCGGGGGAAATACCCCGAAATCGGCCCCGGCTACCACATGAACAAGAAACACTGGCTCACTGTTGTCAATGGGGAATCCATCAAGAAGAAGCTGGTCCAGGAGCTGGTGGTCGACTCCTACCGTTTGGTGGTGGAGACGCTGCCCAAGGCCGAGCAGCCCGGAAAACACAGCTAGCGTCGCTGCTCAGGGATTCCCGCCGCCCATAATGCGCCCGCGATCAACAGGGGCTGCCCGAAGAGCCGGATCAGCCGTTTGGCATCGGTGTCTAGGCCGAAGGCATCGGTGCGTTCGGCATATTGGGCGATATTGCCCGGGAAGATCAGGGTGTAGAAGGCGGCCAGCGCGGTGCCGGTGAGACGACGGTGTCCGGGCAGCGCCAGCATGCTGACTCCCAGACTGATCTCCGCCACCCCGGAACCGAGCACCACCAGGTCTTTGTTCATGGGGAACCAGTCTGGTACCTGGGCCTGAAATTCTTCCCGGGCAGTGGTCAGGTGGGTGATCCCGGCGAAGGTCATGATGGTGCCGAGCCCGATCCGGGTCAGAGTCTGAGAGGGGCGGTTGGGCTGGTGTCCACGGAGACGGCTGAGTAAATCAGACATGGGGTTTCTTTCCTGGGGTTGGTTCCTGGGTTGGTGTTTCCGCGAGTCTAGTGAAAATTGTTCTGCTGGCCGCGGAGGATATCCCGGGAAGTTTTCAGCGATCCAGGCATTTTTGTCATGAAATTATTAGAGTGGGGCCAAGGACGGTTCTGACTGAGAGAACGCCCCAGGGAGCCGTCTCACCCAGTAGATTGCCTGAGGAGCAGCTATGACCCGCATCGCCATCATCATTGGAAGTACCCGCCCGAACCGGATTGCCCCGACCGTCGCCAACTGGGTCCTGGAGAACACCCAGGGCCGCAATGACGCTGAATATGAACTCGTCGACATCGCCGACTTCAACCTCCCCCTCCTGGATGAGGGCCTGCCTCCGGCCATGGGGCAGTACACCAAGGAACACACCGAGGTCTGGGCCGAGAAGATCGCCTCTTTCGACGGCTTCATCTTTGTCACCCCGGAGTACAACCACTCCGTTCCTGCTGCCCTGAAGAATGCCGTTGACTTCCTCTACGCCGAGTGGAACAACAAGGCCATCGGTTTCATCAGTTATGGCAGTGCCGGCGGCACCCGTGCCGTGGAAGCCTGGCGGCTCATCGCTGCTGAACTGCAGATGGCTGATGTCCGGGCACAGGTCTTCCTGCCCTTCCAGACGGACTTCAAGGGGATGGACGATTTCCAGCCCACCGCTGGTGCCACTGATGCCCTGCAACTCGTCTTCGATCAGGTTGTTGCCTGGGCCGATGCGCTGAAGACCCTGCGCGCCTAAAACCCCACAGCGTCTAAAACCCCGCCGTGCTTAAAACCCAGTAGCCCTTCAACACCCCCTCAACGCCGAGTGATGGCCCCAGGACTCTCCGGCAGGCATCCCCGGCCAGGGGTGTTCTTCGGCCAGCATTGGCCCGGCCCAGAGAATCTGCGAAAATCATCTTCATGAGTCTGCTCTCCCATGCGCTGGGTTTTCTCCGCTTCAAGGGAGAATCACCGATGATGACGCTGCTGCGCAGCGATAATTTTCCGGTGGTGCTGGGCCTTGTGGCACAGTACTTTCCGCAGGGGGCCACCGCCCGGCCCGCCCAGGAAATCTACCGGCTTCTGGATGAGGATCTACGCCACCTCCGCTCCCAGGGTTTCACCCTGCCCAGGGGTCCCCAGGACTATGTGAATGACTGGGTGCGCAGTGAGTGGCTGGTGCGTCGCCCCGGCACCACCCGGACCGGTGAAACCCTGGAACCCAGCGAGGATGTCCTCGCTGTGCTGGATGCGGTGCAGCGTTGGGATAATCCACACCGTTCGGTGACGGCTTCAAGGATCGAGTCCCTGGCGCAGGCCCTGCAGACCCTGGCGCGGGAGTCGGACCCGGATGCGCGGCAGCGTCTGGCGGCTCTGGAACGTCAGCGCGATGAACTGGATCGGCTGATCGAGGCCACCCACCGGGGTGAGTATGAGGTGTTGAGCTCCGCACAGATTGCGGAGCGAACAGCTGACATCCTGGATCAGGCGGCGTCCATCCCCGCGGATTTCGCCAGGGTGAGGCATGAGCTCTCCAACCTCAACCGGCAGTTGCGTCGTCAGCTGCTGGATCCGGAGGACTCCCGGGGTGATGTTCTGGAGCAGATTTTCCGGGGTGTGGATCTGATCGGGGATTCGGATGCCGGCCGCAGTTTCAACAGTTTCTATGATGTCCTGCTGGATCGGGAACGTTCCGCCCTCCTGGACCGCTGGATCACCGAGGTTCTGGGCAGGGAGGAGGCAAAGGCCATCCCCGAGCAGTTGCGCACCAGCCTGGCCAGGGTGTTCCGGGACATGGAGGATGCCAGCTATGAGGTTAACCAGGAGATGACCGGCCTGGCCCGCAGCCTCCGGCACTATGTCACCACCGATGAGTTCGCCGAGAACCGCCGGATGGTCCAGTTGCTGCGCACCACCCGGCATGCCGCGGCCCAGGCCGCTCAGGCCGGTGAGGTGGGCGCACTGAATCAGATGGAGACCCCCTTAGTGCGCATCGGCATGCAGATTCGCTCCGTGGCGGCCCTCAAACTGAAGAACCCCGGTGAGGAACTGGTGGAGGAGCCTCCGGCACAGATCGAGGATTCAGAGTTGGACACCGAGGTTCTCCTGGAACAGGTCCGGGCCAGTGAGATCGACTTCGAGGAGCTGGAGGAAGCCATCAGCCATGCCTTGGCCAAGCAACCCCAGGCCACCATCACCGAGGTGCTGAAACTGAGCCCAGCCTCCCAGGGATTGGCCAGCGTGGTTGGCCTGCTGTACCTGGCCATGGGTCGGGGTGTACCCACCGGCCGGCCCCAGACGGTGCAGTGGGAAGATGAAGGTGAGCTCATCGGGGCGAGGATCAGCGGGTGGCTGTTCACCCGCGGACAGGAGAAGGAATGAGCCAGCCATTATGGGAGTCCGATACCGGCACCCTTTCTTTTCATTCCCGTCGTGCCCTGGTGCAGTTACTCAAGGGGCCGATGGTCACCGCGGCGGCACATCCTCAGGTGTGGCGGGCGATCATCAGTGATGAACCAGCCCTGCGGGCCGCGTTGAACAATGTCTTCCTGGATCTGGTGCTCGATGAGGATTCCGGTATCGCCTTCTCCCGCGCCGCCAACGGTGGGCAGGACGCAGAGGTCGGGGGAGGGCGTCGAGAAGCAATGCCGAAGGTGCTGCGCACCGAGTCCCTCAGCCACACCGACACCCTGATCATCCTTCATCTGCGCCAGGAACTGGCCCTGGCGGCACCCGGTGAACGGGTGATCGTCGACCGGGCGGAACTGCGGGAGCAGGTGCTGCTCTACCGGGTGGACAAGGAACGGGATGAGACGAAACTGGCGAAGCGTTTCGATGCCGCCTTCCGACGCATGGCCGAATACTCCCTGCTCTCTCCCACCGAAACGGATGGCCGCTTCGAGGTCTCACCGGCACTCCGCCAGATCTTCGACGCCGCCACCGTGGAGGGTGTCCGCGCCGAATATGAGCGCTACCTCGACAGCGATGAAGGCGCGGAAGATACCGAGGAGGAGCAGTGAGCATTCATCCGGGACAGTTCCGGCTCAGCCGCATCCAGTTGATCAACTGGGGCACCTTCGACGGGGCGGTGGACATCCCCGTCTCCCGGGAAGGCTTCCTAATCACCGGTGGCTCCGGTTCCGGTAAATCCACGCTTATCGACGCCGTGACCGCCGTCCTGCTGCCCGGTGACCGGCTGCGTTTCAACACGGCCGCACAGTTGAACACCCAGCGGGGCAGGGGTCGCAACCTGGTCAGCTATATCCGTGGGGCCTGGCGCTCCCGGGAGGATCACGCCACCGGAAAGGTGGTGGCCACCTACCTGCGACCCAAGGCCACCTATTCGGTGGTGGGGCTGACCTATGATGACGGGCTGGATCAGACCCACACCCTGCTGGCGGTGTTCTACCTGAAATCAGGACACAATAACCCCGGCGAGGTCAATCGTCTCTACGGAATCTTCCCCGAGGATTTCAAGGTGCTCGACCTGGTGCCCTTCCTCGGTTCGGGCATCGACAAACGCCGCATCAAAGCCACCTTCCAGCAGGCCACCTTCAGCGAGAATCATGCGGTGTTCGCGGACCGTTTCCGGGCCCGCCTCGGGATTGCGCACCAGGAGGCCCAGTTCCTGCTGCACCGCGCCCAATCCGCCAAGGACCTGCAGAGCCTGGATGATCTCTTCCGGGACTATATGCTCCCCGAGCCGCAGACCTTCGACTACGCCGACACCGCGATCAACAGCTTCCGGGACCTGGAGGGCGCCTATGAAAAGGTGGAGGATATCAGGGCGCAGATCACGGCCCTGGAACCCCTGACTGCCCTGGACCAGAAGAAAACCCGGGCGGTGAAGGAACGCGATCATGCCGAAGAACTGCGGCGCGCCCTGCCGGCGGTGAGCCTGCGCATCAAACTCAAGGTGGCGCAGGAGGCGGTGCGCCGCTGTGCCGTCACCATCGACGAAGCCACCTCCCAACTGGCCTCAGCTTCCCAGGCCCGGGAGCGGGCAGCCACCAGGGAGCGGATGGCCCAGGACGCGGTCGATGCCACCCTGGGCTCCCGGCACCGGGAACTGGAACTGCGCAAAGCGGCGGCGGTGGGGGAGCTGGAGCGCGCAACCGCCCGCCGTACCCAGCTGGTGGAGGCGGTCACCGGAATCAACGGGGAGGAACCGCAGGACGCGGAAGCCTTCCAGCGAATCAGTGGTGATGCCCGGGTCATGGTGGAGGAATATCCCGAAGCCAAGGAAGAACTCAATGAGGAGAGCCAGAACGCGGTGGTGGCACGCACCCGCGCCGAGGACATCTCCCGGGACCTCGACCGGGAACTCTCCGCGCTGAGCCGGGGCACCTCCAATATTGATTCCCGCCTCCTGGAGATCCGGGAAAAACTCTGCCGGGATCTGGCCCTGAACACCCGGGACCTGCCCTTCGCCGGCGAACTGATGGATGTCACTGATCCGGAATGGGAAGCGGTGATCCAACGCCAGCTCGGCAGCCTGGCGGCGACCCTCCTGGTGCCCGGCAGCCTGCTTCCCAGGGTGCGTGAGTGGATCAACGCGCACCACCTCGGGGCCAGACTGCGGGTCAATGCGGTGCCCCTGGACCAGGAGTACACCTCACCCCGCATGGCGGCCAACGCCCTGCCCCGGAAGGTGCAGGTGATCGACTCCCCATTCCAGAGCTGGCTGAACTTCGAACTGGCCAGCAAACACAATTTCCGCTGCGTGAGCATCCCGGCAGAACTGGATCAACTCACTCCCCGGGACCGGGGCATCACCCTCCAGGGACTCATCCAGCATGCCCAGGCCAAGGGCGACCCCACGGTGCGGCTGGAGAAGAATGATGCCCGCACCCTGGGGGACCGTTCCACCTACCGGCTGGGTTCCACCAACCACGAAAAAATTGAACTGCTGCGGGAACAGGTCCACCAGGCCGGGATCAGGATTGAGGCCGCCCGGAACCGACAACGGCAGGCCGGTGCCCGCCGGGATGAACTGGACCGGGAGTTCCGGGCAGCCCAGCTGATCCTGGACACCACCTGGGCCGCCGTGGACACCGACTCCGCACAGGCGGCCGTGACCGAGCTGGACCGTGCCATCGCGGAACTGAGCCGCACCCCGGAAGCAGAGGAACTGAGCCGCGCCCTGGCAGCCGCCAAAACCCACCGGATCAGCGTCGAAGCGGAATGGTCACAGCTCAACGGTGCGAAGGCCGTGGCGGAGAACGAGCATCACCACGCCCTGGCTGAGTATGAGAGGCTGCAGAAACAACCGATGCCCAAGGTATCGGCGGACATCAACGCAGAGCTGGAGAAACGCCTCGCAGAGGCCACCCGGCGGATCCACCGCGGCAATGTTGATGAACGCACCGCAGCGCTCCGCGATGAACTGGATGAAACCATCCGGCGCAATGAAACCAGCATCAACACCCTCAACAACCAGATCACCCGCACACTCACCCAGTACCTGGAAACCTGGCGGTCCGAACAAGCAGACCTGATGCCCCATCCGGACTACATCGGGGAAGCACTCAACCGCCTCGGTGCCCTACGCGGGGAGCGGCTGGGAGAATTCACCGAACGCTTCCTCCGCCTCATCAACGAAATGTCCACCCGAAAC is a genomic window containing:
- a CDS encoding glycosyltransferase, with the protein product MRTSIVIPVWNDALILDVCLKKIAAQDTFPEEVIIVDNGSEDNLAEVVRLYPELNMKILKEPRKGIPFAVVAGYDAAAGEMILRCDADSRVPPDWITRHHRTLTQAGPEVVAVSGVPHFGDRSTWWGTLAALGYINLYRGVAGIFLHHPALWGSNMALRRSWWLEVREGVHLSPRVHDDFDLSFRLREGEKILIDRHSVVQVSWRALSSPRRWWRQAVLAWGTIRANR
- a CDS encoding MDR family oxidoreductase, producing MTRALIVNKDESGQVNSEVREVGEDFLGEGDLLIDVAYSSLNYKDALALAGNPGVVRNLPIIPGIDAVGTIVESDAADFQPGDVVVLNGAGLGERRHGGYTQRLRIDSASTIRLPEAFTPEQGAAIGTAGFTAALSVDALLRQGVKPGDGEILVTGSTGGVGSISIHLLKQLGYTVVALTGRVEEYGDYLRDLGATEVLDRAALSGQGKPLQQARWAGVVDSVGSHTLVNALAQIKWGGVATACGLAQGADLPGSVLPFILRGVQLLGINSVDAPLELRESAWALLAEQLDTAVLESFTEVLGLEEAAAAGAALLAGKRHGRAVVKP
- a CDS encoding GyrI-like domain-containing protein, which translates into the protein MVQSTQSPGSNYLNAEAANEIEFFKTEEIPTVVQKFEHYPMSEMRTAFDSTFSSMKSLLEPHDIHPTGPAFALHHSMPGKTATFEIGIPVNRALKKPVHSGTGVTLENSSLPAKKVARLSVFGSYAGLGGAWQNFMNSVFRAGKKADLPFWEVYVSEPTPDTDPETLRTDLYTATSHTH
- a CDS encoding NADPH-dependent FMN reductase; translated protein: MTRIAIIIGSTRPNRIAPTVANWVLENTQGRNDAEYELVDIADFNLPLLDEGLPPAMGQYTKEHTEVWAEKIASFDGFIFVTPEYNHSVPAALKNAVDFLYAEWNNKAIGFISYGSAGGTRAVEAWRLIAAELQMADVRAQVFLPFQTDFKGMDDFQPTAGATDALQLVFDQVVAWADALKTLRA
- a CDS encoding DoxX family protein, with amino-acid sequence MSDLLSRLRGHQPNRPSQTLTRIGLGTIMTFAGITHLTTAREEFQAQVPDWFPMNKDLVVLGSGVAEISLGVSMLALPGHRRLTGTALAAFYTLIFPGNIAQYAERTDAFGLDTDAKRLIRLFGQPLLIAGALWAAGIPEQRR
- a CDS encoding DUF4194 domain-containing protein, with translation MSQPLWESDTGTLSFHSRRALVQLLKGPMVTAAAHPQVWRAIISDEPALRAALNNVFLDLVLDEDSGIAFSRAANGGQDAEVGGGRREAMPKVLRTESLSHTDTLIILHLRQELALAAPGERVIVDRAELREQVLLYRVDKERDETKLAKRFDAAFRRMAEYSLLSPTETDGRFEVSPALRQIFDAATVEGVRAEYERYLDSDEGAEDTEEEQ
- a CDS encoding CHY zinc finger protein, whose protein sequence is MAGKGGVVRGRGLDEQGRCAHYQSELDVIANRCATCGQWWACFQCHREQADHPFGRMPLDVPAARCGSCGWEMDYDEYSRIEKCGGCGHPFNPGCSAHAPLYFKLQ
- a CDS encoding DUF3375 domain-containing protein — translated: MSLLSHALGFLRFKGESPMMTLLRSDNFPVVLGLVAQYFPQGATARPAQEIYRLLDEDLRHLRSQGFTLPRGPQDYVNDWVRSEWLVRRPGTTRTGETLEPSEDVLAVLDAVQRWDNPHRSVTASRIESLAQALQTLARESDPDARQRLAALERQRDELDRLIEATHRGEYEVLSSAQIAERTADILDQAASIPADFARVRHELSNLNRQLRRQLLDPEDSRGDVLEQIFRGVDLIGDSDAGRSFNSFYDVLLDRERSALLDRWITEVLGREEAKAIPEQLRTSLARVFRDMEDASYEVNQEMTGLARSLRHYVTTDEFAENRRMVQLLRTTRHAAAQAAQAGEVGALNQMETPLVRIGMQIRSVAALKLKNPGEELVEEPPAQIEDSELDTEVLLEQVRASEIDFEELEEAISHALAKQPQATITEVLKLSPASQGLASVVGLLYLAMGRGVPTGRPQTVQWEDEGELIGARISGWLFTRGQEKE
- a CDS encoding MmcQ/YjbR family DNA-binding protein; this encodes MKSGKKLQKAARKEAEKLPGVQVAHPFGPDYETYQVAGKIFLLLARVPRESAGQGIDENLRGKRALILKSDPLDAETLRGKYPEIGPGYHMNKKHWLTVVNGESIKKKLVQELVVDSYRLVVETLPKAEQPGKHS
- a CDS encoding ATP-binding protein is translated as MSIHPGQFRLSRIQLINWGTFDGAVDIPVSREGFLITGGSGSGKSTLIDAVTAVLLPGDRLRFNTAAQLNTQRGRGRNLVSYIRGAWRSREDHATGKVVATYLRPKATYSVVGLTYDDGLDQTHTLLAVFYLKSGHNNPGEVNRLYGIFPEDFKVLDLVPFLGSGIDKRRIKATFQQATFSENHAVFADRFRARLGIAHQEAQFLLHRAQSAKDLQSLDDLFRDYMLPEPQTFDYADTAINSFRDLEGAYEKVEDIRAQITALEPLTALDQKKTRAVKERDHAEELRRALPAVSLRIKLKVAQEAVRRCAVTIDEATSQLASASQARERAATRERMAQDAVDATLGSRHRELELRKAAAVGELERATARRTQLVEAVTGINGEEPQDAEAFQRISGDARVMVEEYPEAKEELNEESQNAVVARTRAEDISRDLDRELSALSRGTSNIDSRLLEIREKLCRDLALNTRDLPFAGELMDVTDPEWEAVIQRQLGSLAATLLVPGSLLPRVREWINAHHLGARLRVNAVPLDQEYTSPRMAANALPRKVQVIDSPFQSWLNFELASKHNFRCVSIPAELDQLTPRDRGITLQGLIQHAQAKGDPTVRLEKNDARTLGDRSTYRLGSTNHEKIELLREQVHQAGIRIEAARNRQRQAGARRDELDREFRAAQLILDTTWAAVDTDSAQAAVTELDRAIAELSRTPEAEELSRALAAAKTHRISVEAEWSQLNGAKAVAENEHHHALAEYERLQKQPMPKVSADINAELEKRLAEATRRIHRGNVDERTAALRDELDETIRRNETSINTLNNQITRTLTQYLETWRSEQADLMPHPDYIGEALNRLGALRGERLGEFTERFLRLINEMSTRNLVAIANTLRNARREIEERIEPINESLARSEFNRERYLHIEVRDRRGEVVVEFQRDLDEAISGGLGMDDEKQAFARYGVIARIIGRLGSQDSADIRWKNLVLDTRRHVSFIGLERDAQGQTVNTYVDSSSLSGGQAQKLVFFCLAAALRYQLAEPGAQYPTYASVILDEAFDRADPTFTRQTMDVFTSFGFHMVLATPLKLIRTLSPYVGATLLVDYQEKPDANGEIRGLSGLSRIDRV